The following DNA comes from Candidatus Binataceae bacterium.
GCAGTCGTTGGCGAGCCTCGCGTCGAGTTACGCCAACGCCGATCGCATGGAAGAATCGAACTCCTGGCGCAATCCCGTCGATCTCGTGGCGATCCTCGAACGCGCATTTGAGTCGCTCCCGTCGGCTCTGGAAGCGGGCAGGAAGGCCGCGAATCCCTGGCGTGACGAGGTCGCAGTGAGCGCCGCGATTTTGGGCGAGGATCCGCAGGCTATCGCGGATTCGATGCTGAATGCGCTCCGCGAAGGATGCGCGCCCGTGGGACTCGGCGGAGTCGTCGCGCACGCGGCCGCGCTTCGAATCGCGCGCTTCGCGCTCAGCAACGAGTTCGGCGACTGGGACACGGCGCATCACAGCTTCACCTTTGCCAACGCGGTTCACCAGGCGTTGCTGCACGCGCCGACGGTTGAAGTTCTGCGCGGAGCATTCGATGCCGCGATGAGCGTGTATCTCACGCGATTCCTGAACGTCCCGCCCGCCCGCATCCGCGAGGCGGACATTGCACTGACGTCGCCGTTCGACTTGGCTGGCAGGTTAGCCGACGTCCTCGATCGTCAACAACAAGTCGATGCCGCATCGTCGATGGCCGCGAGTTACCTTCATCGAAGCGGTGATCCTCGCGCACTACTCGCCGCAATCGGCGGCGCGATGCTGCGCGAGGATCGCGATTTTCATACGATTCAGAGTGTCGAGGCCGCCTTCCGCCAATATTCGATTCGCCGCGCCGCACCGGGCGAAGATGCGTTGCTCGCGACTGTTCGTTACCTCGCCGCCCATTCGCCGACCGTCCGCGCGCAACGGCAGACCTATCAGATCGCGCTCAAGCTGAGCCGGGGCGAAAAGATGTTCGCAGAGGAGGCTTCATGAGCGCCGCCAATAATGGTTACCCCGCGCTCGACGAAGCGCTCGTGACGCTGGCACCCAACGGGCCCGAGCTTCGCAACACCAACTCGAATCACGCGCCGATGGCGATTGAGGCGATGTGCGCGATGGGCCGCGGCGCCGACGCGCTGCCGTGGCTGGAGCGTTATCAACAGCAATTGACGCCACGCCCGCCCCGCTTCGAGCGAATCGACCAGGCGAACTGGCAGGCAGCAATCGGCGATCCGCGTTACACGAGCGACTGGTTCGAGTTCTTCCGCAACGAACTGGAAGAGCGTCCGTGGCACGAAGTGGTTGATGCGTGGGCAGCCCGGCTGGCGGCCGGAACCATTGCGGCTGCGCTGCACGGTGTCATTCGCACGGGACACGCGGCCCGCGCGATCGCGCTCGAAGTAAATGCGCAGCGAAAACGCGAACTTGCTGACGGCCTCGCATATTGGGCCGCAGAATACGTGAGCCTGCCGGGGAAGCATCGCAGCGCAGCGCATGCAATGCCCGCGGCAGCGATCATGCGCGTTCCCACGATCCCGATCGAGCGCCGTGGCAAATTTACTTCGCTCACGGGTGCGGTCACTCAGCTCAACTCGTTCAATGAGTTCAACAGCGTTATCGATGCGGTTGATCCCGCTTCGCGCGACGCGTCGTCGTTCGTCTCGGATCTCACTGCGACCTTCTCGCGCGTGTACCTCGCGAATGCTCGCGACCTTCTGACCACGATCGCGTTCATCCACACGGTCACAGGTCCCGCCGCGTTGCGTTGGATGCTGCCGTGTCTCGGACGCGAAGCAACTGAGACCGCACTCATGCACATGTGGCACGCCTCAGCAGCGCTGTATTCGACATTCGGCACCGCGCCGTCTTCGGAGAACATCGAACCGCCGTCGCATACCGCCGAAGAGCTGATCGATCGCGCAATCGCGACCGGCGACGAGCATGCAATCAAGTTCACCGAAGTTTGTCTGAGTGAGAGCGCGCTGAACCCCTGTTCTGAGTATTTAGCCGCTGCATCGCATGCGGTCGCGATGCTGAGTAAGACGCGGGCTGAGATCTCAAAGAAAATGTAGTGGGGCGGGCGTCCCTGCCTGCCATTGATTGCGCGGAGTCTTTTCCGCGCCACTTTTTCAGCATCGAAGGCGCGCAACGCGCCGTCTTACCGAACTACTTGCGGCCCGAGTACACCGTGAAGATCAGATGCAGGTACGCGCAATCGACGTCACGGAAGCCGGCTTCGCGCATCCAGCGGAGTTGATCGTCGAGGGTCGCGTTGCGATCGAACTTCATGCGCTCGAGAGCCTGCGCGAGATCCTTCTCGCCGACGCCCAGCTCGCGCGCACGCGTGAGCCATCTTTGGTGATGCAGCCGGTCGAGTTCAGGAGTCGCGGCACGGAACTGGTCAGCCTGGATGAACATACCGCCTTCGCGCAGGACGGCATAAACCCGCTTCATCAGCGCGGCCTTCTGAGCATCCTCCAGATGATGAATCGACAACGCCGAGATAACGACGTCGTAACTGCCTGTAAGCTCCGCCGTGCCGTGATCGCTGACGAGGAAGCGGAAACGCTCGCCGCCGAGCTCGAAGCGCTCGCGAGCGCGCTCGAGCATCGCGTCTGAGATGTCGCTCATCGTGATCCGCGCGTTGGGAAAACTGTAGGCGACGAACGCCGCCATCAGGCCCGTGCCGGCGCCCAGATCGAGCACCTCGAATTCGCGCTCGCGCTCAAACGGAATCTGATCGATCGCGGCGCGATAGAAATCGTCGAAGCCCGGAACCAGCCGCCGCCGCGCGCGATCATAATCGCCAGCCGCAAGGTCAAAGACACGCTGAACGCTGGAAGCCATCCGCGATTTTTGCGACGACCATCGTCGCGAATCAACTACCTAATGTAGGGCGAAAGAACGAAACCGCCGGAGTGATTCTCCGGCGGTTTTCATCATTAACGTAGCCATTGGCGCATTACGCCGCGGCGTGCCCGTGACGTAGAAGTTTGCCTGGGAGCGGGCCATCGGATGACACCTGGTCTTGGCCTTCGCGGCGGATGACTTTGCCGTTGACGACTACCGCGTCAATGCCGTACGCATCGGCGATTAGGCGGTCTTGGCCCGCGGGCAGATCGTAGACGCGGCGCAGGCTGCTGGCGCCGACCTTGTCGGGATCGAAGATCGTCACGTCGCCGCCGAGGCCCGGGGCAAGCCGGCCGCGATCTGTGATGCCGAAGACTTCCGCGGGCCGCGCCGTGAGCATCCAGATTGCGCGCTCCATCGAGATTGCGCGCTTTTCGCGGACCCATCGCGAGAGCAGGTAGGTCGAGAAGCACGCGTCGCATAGCTGGCTCGCGTGCGCACCCGCGTCAGACAGGCCCAGCACCGTGTTCTTCGCCGCGAGCAGCTCGGCGACGTCGCTTTCGACATTGTTCAGGATCGCCATGCGGAAGCGCGCTTCGAGATTGCTCGCCAGCGCAAGGTCGAGCGACAGATCGATCGGATCGACGCCGCGCTCACGCGCGACTTCCGCGAGATTGCGCTCTTCGAGCGCCGGCTCGCCTGGGCAATACGTTATCGTCGTGCTGTCCCATCGATTGGCGAAGGCGCCTTCGCCGCCAACGCCGGCGCGAGCCTTGAAGGCTTTGCGGAACTCGGGGTCAGCATAGATTTTCTTCTTACCCTCGAAGTCGGCCGCCGAAACCGGCTGGAACACCGGCATACTCTCGAAGATGAACGGCGCCTTGTACTGAAACTCGAAGTTGAGCGGGCGGCACGTCACCTGCGGAACGATGTTGAGGCCCTGGTCGCACAGCTTCTGCGAGTTCGCCAGCAGCGTGCGATGGTCGACGCCGCCGCCCATCTGCATCCCGGCGAGCAGCGCCGTCCATGTGATCGGCCGATGAATCTCGGATGCGATTTCGGCGAACTCGCGCAGGAAGAGCTCGCGTCCGACCGTCACCTGCATTAGACCTTCGCGCTTCTCGCCGAGCACCGATGCGAGCGCCTTTATCTCTGCGAGCTCGGCCGCGCGGCTCGGCACCGGCTTGCCGCTGTAGCCGACGTGCGTGACGGCTTTCGAGGTTGCGAAGCCCACCGCGCCGGCATCGAGGCCGCGCGCGACGAGCGAGCGCATCTCGGCGATCTCGCCCTCGGTTGCGGGCCGCTCGGTTGCATCCTCGCCCATCACGTACATGCGAATTGGTGTATGGCCGATGAGCGCGCCGACGTTGATTGCCGTGCCACGCTGCTCGATCGCGTCCATGTACTGCTCGAAAGTCTCGAACGGCCAGTCGTAGCCGAGCCCGGTCTCCAGCGCCTTCAGGCTCATGCCCTCGACGTTCTCGAGCGTGCGCATGATGAGCCCGCGATGCTCGGGGCGCGTCGGCGCGACGCCGAAGCCACAGTTGCCCATCACGATCGTCGTCACGCCGTGCCATGGCGAGATCGTCATCATGCGGTCCCACATGATCTGAGCGTCGTAGTGCGTGTGGATATCGACGAAGCCAGGGCTCACGACCTTGCCACGCGCGTCGATCATCTCGCTCGTCGAGCCGAGCGCCTTGCCAACGGCGACAATCTTGCTGTCCTTGATAGCGAGGTCGCCTTCGATTGGCGCCGCGCCGGTGCCGTCGTAAATCGTACCGCCCGTAATCTTCAGATCGTAGTCCGCCATGAGATTTCGCCTCTTGGAGAGCCGGGCCGCGCATCGCGTCGGAGGCCGCGGCCGGGCAAATCGTGGGAGATTGTGACTAGCGGCTACCTATATCGAATAGCCGCCGCGGCGGTCGAGACCGCCTGAAATCCTGCCGCGCGTTGTGATCTGACCTGTCCTTTAGTATTAGAGTTTCTACGCGGCCGCAGTGATCACGAACCTCGCGCACGCGGCACGCAACCCACGAGGAGCTAGCGATGCAGAAGCACATCATTTCCGCCGACTCGCACATCACCGAACCGCCCGGCACTTACGTCGACCGAATCGATCACAAGTTCAAAGACATCGCGCCGAAGATGGTCCGCGACGACAAGCTCGGCGACATGTTCGTGATCAAGGACTTCGAGCGGCCGATTCCGATGGGACTCGTCGCCGCGGCCGGCAAGAACGCGAAAGAGCTCGCGACCTTCGGCGTGAAGTTCGACGAGATGCATCGCGGCGGATGGGATCCCGAGGCGCGCCTGGCCGACCAGGATCGCGACGGCGTCTATGCCGAGATCATCTATCCCACCGTCGGCATGATGCTCTGCAACCATCCTGACTTCGATTATAAAAAGGCCTGCTTCGACGCCTACAACCTCTGGATCGCCGAGTACTGCGACCACCACCCGGATCGCCTTGTGGGCATGGGGCAGACCGCGATGCGCTCGGTCGAGGAAGGAATCCAGGACCTGCGCAAGATGAAGGAGATGGGACTCAAGGGCGTCATGATGCCCGGCAATCCCAAGCTCGAGGACTACGACAGCGCAATCTACGATCCCTTCTACGAAGCCGCGGTCGATATGAAGATGCCGCTCAGCTTCCATATCCTGACCAGCAGCGCCGACAACTTCAAAGCCCGCGGACCGAAGATCAACGCCTTCATGTCGATCATCCGCGGATGCCAGGACATTATCGGCACTTTTATCTTCGGCGGCGTGTTCGAGCGCTTCCCGAAGCTCAAGGTCGTATGCGTCGAGGCCGATGCCGGCTGGGTGCCTCATTATATGTATCGCATGGACCAC
Coding sequences within:
- a CDS encoding amidohydrolase family protein, which encodes MQKHIISADSHITEPPGTYVDRIDHKFKDIAPKMVRDDKLGDMFVIKDFERPIPMGLVAAAGKNAKELATFGVKFDEMHRGGWDPEARLADQDRDGVYAEIIYPTVGMMLCNHPDFDYKKACFDAYNLWIAEYCDHHPDRLVGMGQTAMRSVEEGIQDLRKMKEMGLKGVMMPGNPKLEDYDSAIYDPFYEAAVDMKMPLSFHILTSSADNFKARGPKINAFMSIIRGCQDIIGTFIFGGVFERFPKLKVVCVEADAGWVPHYMYRMDHAYDRHRYWLEHGTISKMPSEYFRENVYTTFQDDYVAFQVKDLVNVHRMMWANDFPHSDSTWPWSQDVLKKQTANLTEHEKELILHDNCAELYNLSV
- a CDS encoding methyltransferase domain-containing protein → MASSVQRVFDLAAGDYDRARRRLVPGFDDFYRAAIDQIPFEREREFEVLDLGAGTGLMAAFVAYSFPNARITMSDISDAMLERARERFELGGERFRFLVSDHGTAELTGSYDVVISALSIHHLEDAQKAALMKRVYAVLREGGMFIQADQFRAATPELDRLHHQRWLTRARELGVGEKDLAQALERMKFDRNATLDDQLRWMREAGFRDVDCAYLHLIFTVYSGRK
- a CDS encoding questin oxidase family protein, with the translated sequence MSAANNGYPALDEALVTLAPNGPELRNTNSNHAPMAIEAMCAMGRGADALPWLERYQQQLTPRPPRFERIDQANWQAAIGDPRYTSDWFEFFRNELEERPWHEVVDAWAARLAAGTIAAALHGVIRTGHAARAIALEVNAQRKRELADGLAYWAAEYVSLPGKHRSAAHAMPAAAIMRVPTIPIERRGKFTSLTGAVTQLNSFNEFNSVIDAVDPASRDASSFVSDLTATFSRVYLANARDLLTTIAFIHTVTGPAALRWMLPCLGREATETALMHMWHASAALYSTFGTAPSSENIEPPSHTAEELIDRAIATGDEHAIKFTEVCLSESALNPCSEYLAAASHAVAMLSKTRAEISKKM
- a CDS encoding amidohydrolase family protein codes for the protein MADYDLKITGGTIYDGTGAAPIEGDLAIKDSKIVAVGKALGSTSEMIDARGKVVSPGFVDIHTHYDAQIMWDRMMTISPWHGVTTIVMGNCGFGVAPTRPEHRGLIMRTLENVEGMSLKALETGLGYDWPFETFEQYMDAIEQRGTAINVGALIGHTPIRMYVMGEDATERPATEGEIAEMRSLVARGLDAGAVGFATSKAVTHVGYSGKPVPSRAAELAEIKALASVLGEKREGLMQVTVGRELFLREFAEIASEIHRPITWTALLAGMQMGGGVDHRTLLANSQKLCDQGLNIVPQVTCRPLNFEFQYKAPFIFESMPVFQPVSAADFEGKKKIYADPEFRKAFKARAGVGGEGAFANRWDSTTITYCPGEPALEERNLAEVARERGVDPIDLSLDLALASNLEARFRMAILNNVESDVAELLAAKNTVLGLSDAGAHASQLCDACFSTYLLSRWVREKRAISMERAIWMLTARPAEVFGITDRGRLAPGLGGDVTIFDPDKVGASSLRRVYDLPAGQDRLIADAYGIDAVVVNGKVIRREGQDQVSSDGPLPGKLLRHGHAAA